A stretch of the Xyrauchen texanus isolate HMW12.3.18 chromosome 20, RBS_HiC_50CHRs, whole genome shotgun sequence genome encodes the following:
- the LOC127660812 gene encoding heparan sulfate glucosamine 3-O-sulfotransferase 1-like, protein MASFLSSVLFLVLQTYAAPPEYIQVWPSGTQPSPGEVDNETVTPSLIPPPGTSKHTPHSIIIGVRKGGTRALLEMLDIHPEVAAAATEVHFFDWDENYAKGFEWYREQMPYSYPHQITVEKTPGYFTSPLAPARIHAMNSSIKLLLILRNPTERVISDYTQVYFNRLENHKPVQAIEHMLVKNGALNTRYKAIQRSLYDVHMRNWLQHFPLEQIHIVDGDTLIRDPLPELQRVERFLDLPPRIVASNFYFNQTKGFYCIRSDGQERCLHESKGRPHPPVNRSVLRQLRSYLRQHNRNFYRLIGRTFNWH, encoded by the coding sequence ATGGCCAGCTTTCTGAGTTCTGTGCTCTTCCTGGTGCTCCAGACGTACGCCGCCCCACCAGAGTACATCCAGGTGTGGCCCAGCGGGACGCAGCCGAGCCCAGGAGAGGTTGACAATGAGACTGTCACCCCTTCTCTGATTCCCCCTCCAGGAACTAGCAAGCACACTCCACACAGCATCATCATCGGCGTCCGGAAAGGAGGCACTAGAGCGCTGCTGGAGATGCTGGATATTCATCCTGAAGTGGCAGCTGCCGCCACCGAGGTTCACTTCTTCGATTGGGATGAGAACTACGCCAAAGGATTTGAGTGGTACCGGGAGCAGATGCCGTACTCGTACCCTCATCAGATCACCGTGGAGAAGACGCCGGGGTACTTCACATCTCCGTTGGCGCCTGCACGGATACACGCCATGAACTCTTCCATCAAACTCCTGTTGATCTTGAGGAACCCAACGGAAAGAGTCATCTCGGACTACACGCAGGTCTACTTCAACCGTCTGGAGAACCACAAGCCTGTGCAGGCCATCGAGCACATGCTGGTAAAGAATGGCGCGTTAAACACTCGCTACAAGGCGATCCAGCGCAGTCTTTACGACGTCCACATGAGGAACTGGCTCCAACACTTTCCCCTGGAGCAGATTCACATTGTGGATGGGGACACTCTGATTCGTGACCCTCTACCGGAGCTCCAGAGGGTCGAACGGTTCCTGGATCTGCCACCTCGGATCGTGGCGTCCAACTTCTACTTCAACCAGACCAAAGGCTTCTACTGCATCCGCAGTGACGGCCAGGAGAGATGCCTGCATGAGTCTAAAGGACGTCCGCACCCTCCCGTCAACCGCAGTGTGCTGCGACAACTGCGCTCGTACTTGCGACAACACAATCGGAACTTCTACCGACTTATAGGACGTACCTTTAACTGGCACTAG